In Colletotrichum higginsianum IMI 349063 chromosome 1, whole genome shotgun sequence, the DNA window CACGTCACAGCGCTCTGCCTTCCAACCAGGTACACTACCTAGTGTATTTTCTCGGCAGGTACCCAAGTATATAGGTAGGTATCTCTGTTAGGTGTTTTGGACCAAAGGCCTTCCGGCCGGTTTGAATACCGACTCCCGCTCCGTCTGCGGATGCCGTGCCGTCATCACCGTCGGTGCCGAAGCCCGTCGAAGGTCAGAGCCGCTTCACGCAGGACCCTGACCGCGATGATGCCAGCCCTTGCTAGCCTTGACATAGCACATAGCGACACGACGATGCATCAGATGACATGTATTGTATAttttcctcgtcggcatcgttTCATGGCGGAGCTAGCCGTCTATCGTCTGCGATGTTCTCAAAGATCATACGCTGTGCCGAAAGCACTTTCCCTCGCTTCCCATGCAGATCCATACTATGCCAACTTCTTGGCGTCTATGTTGTGTTACAAGAAAAAACATCAGAAACTCCGGTCACGTATAAGCGCGTGAATGCTATAGATGTCGCTCGTTTGCGTCTCTCGCAAGTAGCCGGATGTTTAAGGCATATAtaccatcatcctcgtctaCGTTCAGGCGGGTTTAGCCGTCTTACAGAACTGTCCATGACATATATGCCAGGCAGGCCTAGCTTATCAGTGGTCTTGCAGGCGTCGTTACGCAACAGCTCTTTTCTCAGGAAGTCGCGTTAAGTTTCGCCATGACCTATCGCGAGCGTCAGCATTTGAGGTCAGTCAGCGGTGGCTGGGAGAGAGTCGCCTACCATTGCAAACCTAGGAGAGACAAACAGTGCAGAAGCCTGCGCCAGAATCACGGGCTCCTCTCCGTTCGCCGCCAGCGTTTCCAAGTGACCCTCGACCCACGCCTTGCGCCCCTCAACCCTCATTGTCCGCGCCCGCATGACAACGTAAGTGCCCGCCTGCACCGGTTTCTTATAGTTAATTTCCAGTCTGGCTGTGACACCCACGTTATGCGGAAGCGCACCAAAACAGCACCgcgcgaggccctcgtcTAGCATGGTAGCTAGTAGTCCACCATGAACGATACCAGGATGGCCACACATATCTGTGCCAAGGTGGGAGATGGACACGAATGACTTGCCACCCTTCTCGGTCCAGCAGACAGGGGGCACCGTAATGCGACCGGGCCCCAGGAGCGCGCCACCCGTGAGGTTGTGACGCCGCAGTGCTTCAGGGAGCCTCATATGAGGACGAGACTCTATCATGTCAGGGTTCTGCCGCATCTCCGCCGCAAGGGGGTGACGGTTGATGAAGTCGTCGACTTCTCGagcctcgtcatcctccgGAACAAAAGCGCGCAGACTATCCTCGTCAGACCGATATCGTGTCACATCAAGGAGTCCAGGCACGAGAGGAGTTGCTGCCGTGGCGAATCCCAGGCTGGCAAAGAGCAGCCCAAACGCGCCAAATTTGACGGCTCTGCGAAGTCGGGAGTGGGTTCGTGTCGGTCGCGTGGCTTGATCTGATACAAGGATCAGTCGAGTTAGACACAGATCAAAAGAACCGACAATAGCTCACCTGGACCTACAACTGGGTGGTAACGTCGAAAACTGGCctggcggcagcgggccGATGGCTGTAAGGCGTGGGCTTGCACAGTTGCAGAGCGCCATGCGGGCTGTCTCAGCACATTCCTCAACGGAGTATGAGGTGTCGTCATCATAGTTTGCTACCAATTCGTTAAACGGAGAGAATCAGGGCAGAAGCTTAAAAGTTCGTCTGTGGGAGGGATGAAGCCAGGTCAGGGAAGTACACTGCAGCTACGCGCAGAGCCGAGGTGTTTGAAAGGACAATGCGACTGCGATGGCCCCGATAGGTGCATGACTGCTTGTTTTCCCCCAATACTCAGCCAGGTAGGGAAGGTATGCATCAATTGAAGCTATAAGGGTCGTAGATAATCCCCGTTTTTCACCTTCGGCCATAAGACCACGCCTCCCTGTTAGGAAACGACTCTGACCACATGACATCACACCCTCCTTGAAACTGCCAGACAAATAGTCCACAGTTCGCTGTTGGTTATACAGTGTCATTTTACCTTCAAGCATAGGATGGTTATGGTCGTGGAAACTATCAGGATTCTGCGTTTCTCATTACCCCGGAAACCATGTACTGTTTTCAGTGCTGACTATAGCACTTATGCTGTGTTTTTTActgttgttgtttttcttACATGttgtgtacctgtgcgacctcAAGAGGGACCGACTTCATCACGTACCTTACATAGTACAGTGCCGGTCGGTGCGTTGATGGGGGTTCTTGGTCAAGCAATCACACTTGAGGTCACCAGGTCCATTGCACTCTGTACCCCTCACTTCGGTCAGGCCCTGAAGACCAGCCGGTTACAACTATAAAACACATGGTTGAGCAGCCGATGAGTAGTGAATTGGCTCAGTCAGATTTGATTTTCATCATTCATCATCCATCGGCTTGGCATCCTATCTCAGATCGCATCATCTCCGTTGCTGCCCCATCTCAAAGCGCAAACTCGCCGCACCTATTGCACAGACGCAATCAGTAAAATGGTGATgctctcttctttctcttttcctgATCCCGGAGTTGCACGTGTTATGGGGTGTGCGTGTCTGATTCGTTGTCTGACATGGCTTGCTTCAGGCTACAGCGGAAACCGTAGACCTGGGCAGAGTACACGAGCCCAAAGAGGAGTCCATCAGGGTCTTCAGGCAGATCGAGCAGGAGTTGAAGAAAGAGCTGCTTCATATTCGGCACGAATACCGTAGTATGTTCACGACTTTTAGTGTTTTTCCCCGCCGCCTTCCACGTATCCCATCACGGCAGATCAAAGTCTGGCTATACTAATGGTTATTCCTGCCAGAGCACGAGGCCGAATATTTCCGGGCAGTGGTAAGAATACTCCTCCAACCTTCCCAGGTCCATCCTCTCATATTAGAGCTGCGGTAGGAACATCTCGATGATCAGCAGTTGGTTGCTTTCGGCCCGGGTGACTTTGTTGCCGTGAGAGTCGCCGTCTCAGCGTACGGGATCCATCTCTTTGGCAAAGTTCATGTCCCCGCCCTGCCTGACTCTGGTCCCGCCTATATTCATTTCCGTGTTTTTGTGCCAGGAGGGGAACCACCAAAGCTTCACAGCATCCACACTGAGGAGAAGGAGCAACCCGACGGGGACAGAACATACCGAGCCATTTTTACCAAAGATGATGTGTTGGAGTGGTTCGACACTTGAGGACGCGTTGCAGGGGGAGGTGAGCAGCAGAGGACAGCCCATACCGGGTAGGGGGACCAACCTGGtggttttttgttttgtttttaATTCTTATTTGTACTGCGCCATTAACAATCACCCATGTCCCAACTGTCTCATATGTCCTCTTCCTGGGCCAGCAGCTCTGCGTAATCATCCGCAGAGGCGAACATGGGAAGGTCCTTGAGTTTCCTCTTTGATGATCGGCCAGCACGCTTGCTCTTCTCGCTCGCCTCCTTCGTTTCCTCAGGAAGCGCAGCAAGTTCAGAAGCCTCTCCTCCATGGCCCATCTCGTCACtatcgtcgtcatcgtcctcctcatcttcgAATCCCTCAACGTCCTCAttgacctcgccgccgtcagaCAGCTCGGCACCGGAGCCATCGGAAAATACAACGCCACCATCtgagtcgtcgtcgctgtcgtcaAAGCCGTCCATGTCGAGATCAGACTCGTCGCTGTCAATCGGACCATCGGGATGCGAAGCAGTAAGCGCCTTCCAgatctcatcctcctcggcatcgtcctcgggctcATCCGGCACGGAGGCCAACGgcttggcctccttcttgcctGCCTCGTTCTTCTTGCCCGCCTGCTTGAAGTACTCGTGGAAGAAGATATCCTCTGCTGCAACCTGCTCAATTTTCTTGTTCCAGAAGTTTGGTGTGTTGATGGGCGCAGCAGCTGCCGAGCCAGTCCTCTTGGCAAGCCAGATGCTGCCAGAGTCCGGATTGCGCACCGGCTGCATGATCGATGCTCCTCGGGCAGCCTCTGCTACCTTGGGACTGCGGTACACAAACTTGTCGAGGAAGCGAATCAGGCTGTGACTCTCCAAGTCCGGTTTGGCCATCTGCTTGTCATCTGAAAACAGGCTGGTGGCGAGCAACGACACGGAAGGGTGGAAGTGAGTAAGGGGGGGGACCTGTGCGATTGTTAGTGACAGGAGCATCGCGGGTGTAAGTGGGAATTGGACATACAATTTCCCAGAGACAACTGTTTTGCGCGTTGCTATGCTCCGGGTTCCGCTTGCGACCGTCGTACAATGTTCCCCTAGAGACGGACTTGGTTTGCTCCTGATCCACTGGTGAACCGGCCGTTTCTTCGACGTCATTGTCCTCAGGCTCTTCAAGGAGTGCCCTCAAGTCGGGGAACTGAACGCGCAGTTGGAAAACCACATACAACAGGCCGCAGGCAAAAGCAGGCTGGTGCATGTTGAGAATCTGCAACATCCTCTTCGCGAAGGCTTTGATCCGGCGCGTATCAACATCGGCCTTCAGAGACCTCAACAACAGGTTGAGGTACAAAGCTTGCTTTGAAGAGTTGGCGAGTCGGGGATCCAGCAAAGATTCGTACAGAGTTCTGTAGAACCTATCTGATTCTAACTGTCTTGATACGGATATTTGCTGGATAAGGATGAGTGCTTGAATACTGGTGTTGAAATTTGTAGAATGCGCAATCCGGAATAGTGTGTCCATCTGAGTCTCAAGACTGTGAGTGAGTTAGCTCTGTACTTTCCTATGGTCGCCAAATGGGGGGATCGGGATAAAACAAAATAAAACCAGATGGATTCGTACATGGGGTCATGCGCAGCTACAAATGGCACTGCGCGATTGATGCCTGTCAGTACTGCAGTGACCAGCTTATCGGCCGTTTCTGTCGTCACGCTCGATTCCTTTCCTGAAGCCACCTGTTCCTGCTGGCCTTCATTAGAGGCCTTTCCGAGGGCGGAGCTATTAAGAAGAGTGACAAATATGTCAAAGTAGATACGGAGAAGCGCTTCCGCCGTGCCCACTTCACGGTTGCTCAGAATTGTCTGATTCAGGGTGTTCGTGGCGTGGTACTTTGCTCTGAAGGTCTGGCCTGGCCGAAGAAGAACCTCTTGCTCAATGCCCTTGATGACGACCTGCTTCATTCCCGGGTGAGTGTTCTGAAGTTGGAGCAAAAGATATGAGACTCTTGAGGCAATCTTCCGGTCCTTATCACCAAGTTTGTTTACCAGCAATCTCAGCAGGTTCGTCTCTTGTTCCGGCTTGTCTTTGAGCAAGCCGTAGACGAAATCCAGAGAACGAGTGCGAGAGTATTCAATCTCGTCATTGCACCATACTTCGAGAAGCTGAATGACCCTGAAATATGATGTCTTCAGCCAATCTTCGTATGCCCATTGAACGAGATGCGCTTCCGTCAGACGACCGGGAAGGGGCTGGCTGGAATTCCAGCTTCTGACTGGCGATCTTTGCAGTGTTCCGATCAAACCTGGCTGGGTCTGGAACGTCCGCAACCTTCTGTTTGGAGGCAGGACGAGGCCGGGTCCGAGAAGATCGACAAGCGCGCCCAGCGCTCCAATCGCCTGAGCACGGCTCCTTTTGGCTGCGAGTCCCAATAGCGATTCGAAGGCCTTAACATTGTGCAAAGGCGACTCTTGGATGGCCAGGGTGAGTGCCGACACTTTATCGGACAGGGTTCCCGAGGACATGATAGTGGACAAGAACTTTCGGGAGGATGATGCTAGAACGCTCTTGGTATACGCCAACGCGTCTGCCTCCAGGAGGGCCAATGCATGTGTTTTAAGCGCGTTGACAGTACCGAGGCTACCGTCTACTTCGGCAGAGGTTGGCTCAGGAAGCTGGCTCAGTTCGGCGCCGTGCCAATCAGAGCGAGGCTCAAATATCTGTTAGGCAACATAATTAGTACCACAAAGGATGATTTAAAGCTGGATGACTTCAGGTAACTGCTCACGAACTGCTTCTTGGGCGCATCCTTGGCATCTTTGCGGGTAGGTTCTTGAGCGGGCAATTGATTGGTGAAGCTGTTGGCGGTCTCGAACTCGGCAATtggctcgtcctcgtcgagctggtCATTGTCTTCGTCAACGTTGTCGTCCCCGTTGAGGTCACTGGCAGTGGCTTCCTCGTGGTACTGCTGGAGGCCGAGCTGAGCGGCGAAAGCAGCGAGTTCGTTTTGGAGCTTCCCGTCGACAGGGTCGTTAGAGATCGAGGCAGCCTCGCCAGCGGTTTCCTCCTGGTCAGAATCGACATCTCCGATAAGCTTCAGatcttcctcatcgccgcccaggGCACGAATTTCTTCCAGGAGGTCGTCTCGAGTGAGGGGGCCACCCTTTTTGCCCTTTGGCTTGGTCTGCGCTGCTTTGCCGTCGTGTGTTGGGTTCTCACGCGCGTGGGCTTGCTTCTTTCGTTGGTGATGGCTCGTCGAGGGTTCGTCGGAGGCgtgttttcttttcttgttcttcttggaGTCGTCAACTTTGGAGGGGTTGCTCAAATTTTTTTCGATCTTGGCTGTTAAGCTCGACAGCGACTGATCGTTCAACCGTTCTGGCTGAGAAGTTGTGCCAGCGGACTGTCGTTTGGACTTAGCCATGGCGTTGGGGTTTTCGCAGCTTGAGCGCAACGAAGACTAGCAGAGACAAAGAAGAGACTACGAGTCTTGTATTCTTTTGGCGACTAAGTGTATAGATTTGCGGCCTGGTTTTGTCGCGTGTTCCCCAAGTCGAAGATTGGCTCGGCTGCAGAACAAAAGACTCCGCGCATGGAGATGGACAGCAGCAGTGATGAGAAGATGAAAAAAAAGTAGATTTCAACCGTGGAAGTGGGGTTTGTCTTCTTATCGATAAAGAAGTGCCTTGTATGAGGTCCCTGCTGCTGGGTGCCTCGATTTCTCCTTATGACCTACCTCTGTCTGTATCTTGACCCGCAATTGGATAGAAGCTCAATAGTAACTTTTTGCCACGCAGAGCTTCGAAATACCTTTTGTATGATATTCTGCTCTCTGCTAGTCTTTCCGCCCTGGACTATGGGGATTTCACCACCTTAATCCTTTCGTCACTATCTCCTTCGCAGTGAGAGACGACAGTCTTGGGTTGGACTCTGTCCGAAGCTGGACATAATACAGACGAAGGTTCTCGGCCATTCGAATCTTGAGCAAACCAACTCTTTACTTGCCGGGTCAGTAGGTACGTACAATTGTTTCTTGTGGTCAAACACTCCCGGCTGTTGGTTCAGAGTAAGCGGTTACAGACCGCTGAGTTTGCATACGCTGGCTGCAGTATGTAGCAGCGTTCGGTTCAAGCTGTTAGTAGCCACATAGACTTTCTTGAATGCTAACAGTTGACTGTTCCAAGTCGAGCCAGTTTACAATCATTCGAATGGTCACCTCAATTGTCTGCCGCTTCACATTCAGCGCTTATCATTAAGACTCTCGTCATTTCACTCGCATCCAGCGAATGAGTCGGACGGCTTCACTTGGGTTCTACCATCCACTGCCCACCTCTGCACTACCTGTTAACATGACTTCATATCGACCACGAGGGTTGGTTTCCTTGACACGGCGTTGTTATCCCGCGCCAAATCTCTACGGCTTATCGCGCGCTGGGAATATCCAAGTCAGTGCTTGTTCATCAATGTGTCAAGTTGACCTTCCTTACTGATTATCTGCCGCAAGACCAGTGGTCGTAGCTATCATGTAGCACGCGTAAGAAACCGGCTCTCAACCATTTGGGTCCCAACCGGAGGTATCACGCCCAGGCAAGATGAAGGTGAGTGCACGGCTCTGCTAGTAGATGTCCAAGGAAAAGCGACTAATTCCTTTTCAGGCGCGCACGAAAAGCTCGTTCGAGCTGGTTTCCTCAGACAGGTAAGTTGGCTGCCGAAAGCCCCAGTCTCGTCACGGAACCCGCTGATTTAGCTGATCAGTCTCATTCTGGCATCttccacctcctccccctcggTCGACGCGTCCAGGACAAGCTGGAGAAAGTCATTGACCATCACATGCAGGAGCTGGGTACGTTTGCTGCTAAAGAACAAGGCTACTTGTCGCCTGCTGATACTTGAGGTAGGGGCCTCCAGAGTCTCTCTATCGACCATCACGTCCAAGGATCTTTGGCAGAAGAGCGGCCGTCTAGCACAACTAGAGCCCGAGGTTAGTCAAGATCTTCAAGTTATGTCGTCATCTGTTCAACTCCCCGGTGAAGGTCTTCGGCTTTGATGATCGCAAGGGGGCAAAATACATGTTGTCGCCCACACATGAAGAGGAGATCACTACATTGGTGGCAAAAACCGTCAAGTCCTACAAGGAATTACCCCTTCGCCTCTATCAGATCAGTAAGTAGCCTTAGCGCCACTTTCAATCTCGTCGTGATCCCG includes these proteins:
- a CDS encoding Thioesterase superfamily protein, whose amino-acid sequence is MALCNCASPRLTAIGPLPPGQFSTLPPSCRSRAVKFGAFGLLFASLGFATAATPLVPGLLDVTRYRSDEDSLRAFVPEDDEAREVDDFINRHPLAAEMRQNPDMIESRPHMRLPEALRRHNLTGGALLGPGRITVPPVCWTEKGGKSFVSISHLGTDMCGHPGIVHGGLLATMLDEGLARCCFGALPHNVGVTARLEINYKKPVQAGTYVVMRARTMRVEGRKAWVEGHLETLAANGEEPVILAQASALFVSPRFAMVMAKLNATS
- a CDS encoding CBF/Mak21 family protein — encoded protein: MAKSKRQSAGTTSQPERLNDQSLSSLTAKIEKNLSNPSKVDDSKKNKKRKHASDEPSTSHHQRKKQAHARENPTHDGKAAQTKPKGKKGGPLTRDDLLEEIRALGGDEEDLKLIGDVDSDQEETAGEAASISNDPVDGKLQNELAAFAAQLGLQQYHEEATASDLNGDDNVDEDNDQLDEDEPIAEFETANSFTNQLPAQEPTRKDAKDAPKKQFIFEPRSDWHGAELSQLPEPTSAEVDGSLGTVNALKTHALALLEADALAYTKSVLASSSRKFLSTIMSSGTLSDKVSALTLAIQESPLHNVKAFESLLGLAAKRSRAQAIGALGALVDLLGPGLVLPPNRRLRTFQTQPGLIGTLQRSPVRSWNSSQPLPGRLTEAHLVQWAYEDWLKTSYFRVIQLLEVWCNDEIEYSRTRSLDFVYGLLKDKPEQETNLLRLLVNKLGDKDRKIASRVSYLLLQLQNTHPGMKQVVIKGIEQEVLLRPGQTFRAKYHATNTLNQTILSNREVGTAEALLRIYFDIFVTLLNSSALGKASNEGQQEQVASGKESSVTTETADKLVTAVLTGINRAVPFVAAHDPILETQMDTLFRIAHSTNFNTSIQALILIQQISVSRQLESDRFYRTLYESLLDPRLANSSKQALYLNLLLRSLKADVDTRRIKAFAKRMLQILNMHQPAFACGLLYVVFQLRVQFPDLRALLEEPEDNDVEETAGSPVDQEQTKSVSRGTLYDGRKRNPEHSNAQNSCLWEIVPPLTHFHPSVSLLATSLFSDDKQMAKPDLESHSLIRFLDKFVYRSPKVAEAARGASIMQPVRNPDSGSIWLAKRTGSAAAAPINTPNFWNKKIEQVAAEDIFFHEYFKQAGKKNEAGKKEAKPLASVPDEPEDDAEEDEIWKALTASHPDGPIDSDESDLDMDGFDDSDDDSDGGVVFSDGSGAELSDGGEVNEDVEGFEDEEDDDDDSDEMGHGGEASELAALPEETKEASEKSKRAGRSSKRKLKDLPMFASADDYAELLAQEEDI